The nucleotide sequence gttatagtctggttttaataaaagtgggggttttgataagggtaatggtcactcgcggtcgatgctgacgcgagatctgggaccataccccttcaatacctaaataagtttataatctaaataagtttataattaacaaattcaaaaaattaatgcaagtctagaaaaattatatacctaaataagtttataattaacaaattcaaaaaattaatgcaagtctagaaaaattatatacctaaataagtttataattaacaaattcaaaaaacttgattttggactgatctagcaacttgaatcaaaccttagggacgaatttagcagttttacccattcattaatGGGGGTTttaacggtgttaatttattggactgaaatagcaacagaaactaggctcagggactgttttagcaaaaaaagttgattttggactgatctagcaatttgagtcaaaccacaaggacgattttagcagtttactctaaaatcaACAATTTGGTGTGATTCGTATAAAAAAACTTTAATTTCAATTCCAGATGAGCTGGGAATTCCTAATCCTTTTGTATCATTTTtcatttacataaacatttagtCTCCTTCAAGAATAAAATCTCCAGATTTCTTACCTTTCTTTCTACAATATGTAGAAAATTATTGTTAAAAAACTGTAAATAAAATATTTGTCTGATACGTAATATGGTTAGCCGGTTGAGTTGATTCAATGATAAAATGCTCATTCATATAGCAATGGTTCCTACATTGATGTAACTTAAGGGCATAGGGGTGCCAATTCCTGACATGATCCGAAAactaacataaaaaaaaaaaaaaaaacaggctTTGGGTTGGTTAACACGATTGATTTTTTAAACAGACCGTATTCAAGTTGACTTACATAAAAATGAGTTGACCTCTTAACCCGttcaaatatttaaaaaaaaatacttctATAATTTCTTTTTCCATATTTCATTTTTATACACTTGCAATTTCTCAATCCATTGTCAAGATTTTCAACATTAAGCAAAACTATTTATATTACTCATTTTACAACCTAACAATCCGTTTATAATTTGTCAACATTATTGACCCATTTGAAAAAAATGGGTTAAATGAGTCGTGTCCGTGTTTACCCGAATCTATGTTTATGCAAGTTAGGGTTAAGATCTTTGACATGAATAATAATATGGGTTGGGTTTGGATTTTACATTTCAACACGTTAACCCGTCAATCTGTAACCCACCAACTCGACACGATACACCCCTATATGCAATCACATTGATTGATGACATTTTTAGAATTTTCGTTGAGAGTTGGTACACACAAATTTGTACTTGTTTTactataatataataaaagttaAGTTCACGTACAACACGTATGAAagacatgaaaaaaaaaaaagaaaaaacctggtggcattttcgtaattatttgcttgtagggtaattatcaaaattattgtacaaatgatcttgtagggtaattttgatcatgtagggtaattttgtaaaatgttcttgtagggtaattttgtaaaatgttcttgtaagGTAATTTTAAAATtggcagagtaattttgatacacttagagtaattatgatactctaaaaaattaccctacaagatcaaaattatgttacaagatcaaaattatcatacaagatcatttgtagagtaattatgatactttacaagatcaaaattaccctacaagaacattttacaaaattaccctacacgatcatttgtagggtaattttgacaATTACTCTATGACTAAGTAATTATGAAAATGCCACTGCGTTTTTCAGCAAAACCTTCAGTTCGTATGTTTTATACGTTAAAGGTAtctgtatttgatcttttgccaatATCATAAAATTAAATATGAAAAGAAGATTATAAATTTAGAAAAGAAAATTAGAATGAATGGCTAATTAGTTTGATTTAAGATGTGCGTTGGATGTTGTTGCAGTCTTATCTGTTTAGCTCAAGAAAAAATTAAATTGCTTGAGCAGTCGTATGTATATGGCTCATCAAGAAATTAAATTGCTTGAAGAAATTAAATTGCCCGACTTGGCTCATCAAGAAATTAAATTGCTTGAAGAAATTAAATTGCCCGACTCATTTATTAGTTGTCAAATACTATTCAATCAAATTCAATGAGATAAAACATTGTACACGTAATAAAACATTGTACACGTAATTGACATAATCGTCAAAGTTATCGTTTATCTCACGTCCCATGTCTGATGAAGAGTTCGATCATGGCTTAGGATGAACGTTGTCTTTAACGATGACGACGACCACAATTATGTCAAATACGTCCTTATTGTTTTAGCGTATATATTGATTTGTTTAATTTGATTAGATAgtagggtagggatagtgtacattaattcagaagtgtattataacactatatataacagcatataaacaccgtataacactatataacaccatataacaatatataacactatacatctatcatagacatgctatcagacaaaatatagtgttatatttgttatataatgttatatagtgttacatagtgttatatggtgttgtatggtgttacatagtgttatatggtgtttatatggtgttatatagtgttatatatagtgttataatacacttctcacacttctagattaatgtacaggatcctctaccttaGATAGTATTCTCAACAATTTACTTTACATGAATCTAGAAATTTAATTTCTACGTTGTTGTTCAGAATTCGAGGATCTCCTCTCCACCACAGCCGACACCTCCGCAGCTGAGACCTCCGCAGCCGACACCTCTGTCGCCCTCCTTCGCAGCCGAGCTACCTCCGTCGCCCTCCTCCATAGCCGACACCTCTGCTTATCCAATCGTTCAAAGGTGTCTCTGTCTGGAGCAAATGGTGCAGATTGTAAtgtgaaaaaatatatatatctatgATTAGAAGCAGATTGTAAATTATTTAGTTATATTGGTATGTTGATTTTATTGCAATTGTTTATTATATATGATGTTGTGAAATTGCGAAAGTTTAATGCGAAATTTTTGTTTGTAATTGTTTAGTGATATAATGTTGTGATGTTGTAAAAGTTTGAGGTGCGGATTATGTTGTGTGTAATTAGGggtaaaaatgtcattttacaCAGTCATTAAGAGGTGCAATCAAACAACATTTTAGTAGTTCAGCACTTACTGGTTTAGAGCCTCTTACTCATTCAGACATCTTATTCATTTAGCACTTATTGATTCAGATGTTGCGAAACAACCTCTAAAAAGGATTATAGAAATGACATGTGACACTCCTTATAAGTTGGATGGAAGGGTATTTTGGTCCTAAAACACAAACCCAAACCCTTCTTGTTTTCATAAAGATACGACACAAAAAAACTAGTACAAAAAATTTAGTACAAAAAGatatagtacaaaaaatatagcacaaaaaatgtaatacaaaaaatgtagtacaaaaaatccagcacaaaaatgTTGTATAACATAGAACTACAACACATTTTTTGGGTTTTGTTTagttttcatattttatatagtaatatcgtactcaaattaaagataaaaaaatccTCAAATTTATGGTgcagttttaaaaaaaaaaattaataataatgtcgtataaaaagttattgacgtttaaaaaatgagatgaaaatatGCATGTGTCTTGCATGTGGATGTGGAGAGAGAAAGCCAACAAATAGGCTTTTCCAAAAATGCCTTACACCCCTCTTTTTTCCTACATTTTTATCTTAGTAATtgaggggttgtttggcaacttctgaatggttaagtgctgaaccagtaagaggtctgaaccattaagagccagtataatgcttaacccttCAGAGGCAAacgtctgaccaattcagattagaggtcttaaccatttagactttgtataatacttaacaattcagaggcaaatgtctgaaccattcagacatgtgctcacgaaacaaacagtctaaaccattaagagcctcattaagaggtaaacaaacaacccctaaaaataaaaaattaacatCTCTTCTTATCCTACTTAATACTTCaaatttaactttttatttcatcaTACATACCTATATGCATGTTTATAATGtaaatttatatatatgtatgtgttatataATCACGTGTAATTGCCAATATTAGCTAATATTTTAGCACTACCTTCAAGCTATGGGGAATTTTCTTTGTTGCTTTACTACCACGAAAGAAACCAAACCTTTCCCCATTGATACCGACTTCAAGTTTTCTTCTCCATTACCTTCTTGGCCACCAGGTTCTTCTTACATTCATCTTCTTTATACCTTTCCAATTTTCAAACAAATTAACTTGTTATTCAATCTATAATTCTTACATGCAGGTGAAGGTTTTGCTAATGGAACCATTGATCTTGGAGGACTTCAAGTGTGCCAAATAACATCTTTCACCAAAATCTGGCCCAGTTCTGATGGAGGATCAGATGATAATGGTGCCACTTTCTTTGACCCCAATCCAATACCAGAAGGGTTTTCAATGCTAGGTTGTTATTGTCAATCTAATGCAACCCCACTTTTCGGTTGGGTTCTCGCCGGAAAAGATGTTTCCGGCGGAACCCTAGCTAGTCCAGTGGACTATAAACTAGTTTTAAGTGTGGATAACTCTTTCTACATTTGGTTGCCAACGCCACCGGATGGGTATAATCCGGTAGGCTATGCAATCACTTCTTCTTCAGAAAAACCTCCACTTGATAAGATCAAATGTGTTCGTGTCGACCTGACGGATGAGTGCGAAACCGATGGTTTCTTGTGGGGTACGGATGATGGTGTTAGTGTTTACAGTTCGAGACCAAAAACTAGAGGTGCACAAGCTCCAGGGGTTTGTGTAGGTACTTTTGTTGTTGAAGATGAAAACAATAGTTATTCTATGTTATCTTGTCTTAAAAATAATAACTTTAGTATGTTATCATCTTTTATGCCTAATTTGGCACAAATAAAGGCCTTGGTTCAAGAATATTCTCCAAGGCTCTATTTTCACCCAAGTGAAAGTTACCTTCCATCTTCAACAACTTGGTACTTTAGCAATGGGGTCCTATTGTATCATGTTGGAGACGAGTCAAACCCTATTCCTGTTGAACCCACTGGCTCGAACCTACCTCAAGGTGGTTCGAACGATGGCACATACTGGCTTGATCTTCCGATTGACGAGACAGAAAGGGAGAGAGTCAAGAAAGGAGATCTACAAAGTTGTGAGGTCTATATACATGTTAAACCAATGTTAGGAGCAACATTTAGTGATATTGTTATATGGGTTTTCTATCCATTTAATGGACCTTCAACTGCCAAATTAGGATTGATTGATGTTCCTTTAGGGAAGATAGGAGAACATATAGGTGATTGGGAACATATGACAATGAGAATTAGCAATTTTAATGGTGTTTTACATCGCGTTTATTTTGCACAACATAGTGGAGGGACGTGGATAGATACCACTTCTCTTGAGTTCCAGTCTGGAACTAATAATTTCATAGGGTATTCTTCGTTGCATGGCCATGCAACGTATCATACCCCTGGAGTTGTGCTCCAAGGGACGGATGTGGTTGGGATAAGAAATGATACCGCAAAAAGTGACATGTTCTTAGATGTAGGAGCCTCGTATTCAATCATGGCGGCTGAGTATATCGATTCCATAATTGAGCCGCCATGGTTAAACTATGCGAGAAAATGGGGTCCTAAAATAACGTATGAGATTGGAGTCGAGCTTGAGAAATTGAAAAATTCTTCGGGGATTCTAGAATCTACCATTGAGAGCTTGCTGGAGATTCTACCAAATGAAGTTTTTGAAGAGGATGGACCAACCGGACCCAAAATGAAAGATTATTGGGAGGGAGATGAACGATGAAtgatattattggtaaataactTGTGTTGTTAGTATGTTGCAAATAATATTTCCTTTCCATTGAAATTTATGTATTGTTTATCAATATTTGATTATAAGATTGTATTTAGTTTGCCTTTTCTAAGATGATTATTTGTAAGAAAATCGACATTATTTTCTCCATACGGTTATAAGTCATCTATACTGTATTATAATGCATAAGGGAAAATATTTTAATATAGACAAAAGTTAAGGACTTTTTTTAGTTTAATACAAAAGTACAACCCTAAAACGAGGGTAAATTAGTCTTTCAAacattaattacttttaaatCCATCATCTTTATTACACTTTAATCCTTCAGCTTAACCAAATTCGAATTTATTAATTATTAGTTAAATTTTATCTCCTTATAAAAAACTAATCACCCCCATGATTTTTTGATGATCATAATTCGTACCTTAGTATTTTGTTTAAAGAAACTACACCAAAAATATGaacattttattctctttaatctgaGTATAGTATTGCAATAGTATTTTAATTAAAAGATTTGATATGTTACGTGATTAACAATGTCTAAGGGTGAGCAATAACCGAATCATTAATCGAAATCGAAGCGAAACAGACGAAATCGAActgaaatcaaccaaaaactgcaTTAACTGACAACCGATTAACCGAAAAcgaattaacaaaaaaaaatgattatcTGTTTTTTTGTACCCTTGTTTAACCGAACCAAACCATTCATATaattctagcttttatacctccaGTTCAtctatttcatattttatacctttatttcatgtatttatacctccatttcaagaatttatacatccatttaatgtatttatacctcaatttTATGTATCTCTAAGCAAATGTTTTAGCCCAAGTTTGGTTTTGGCTATTAAACGAAGTGAACCAAAAACCGTCAATCTAACTAAATAAGATGAACTCATTATCCGAAAACCGAtttgtgtcacggcccccgacccggtttgacccgtttcaggagtcgcgggacaggaatcccgtggtatttaatttaggcgacagcggaagtctttttaaaacaggatctttcaataatttaaactgctcgtttcataacttagggataaattcccgaaatttacaataatgtgatttcttagggaaatctttattttcaaaacatgttcatttatttatttacattgagccacttttctaagctgggagtgctccacgacacttttcttttgctcataccatatcacctgaaacatgattgaaaaaggttttgtcagcggagaaatactgagtgaatcattcagtttactgaaaacgacacatttgttataatctacagtattaaggggaattacaatgtttctgatatcaatccaactacccacagtatttgtcactcgaccatccattggctagaccatttgtccaatggtgtctgtgactgtggtcagatcaccccttggccacccgtttgtccaagtgtgacgggaaataagtaatgtatacaaaaccccacataccggctgtaatttggtgattacatagacttaatccctgtaattataacttaaaatagtttggagttttgtaaagcatatttggtaaaaagagaatgactcacattgcaaatttacgagcagagtataagctttactgattagcctgctaacctaatttaaataacaatgcacacacaaacgggattagtaactaattcagcagttacatcaattcacgagattaaaccctcacaactattaccaagtgcgatacttaataattcaatggattcacaacgaatgacagagcatagtccgaattcgaacagcactcaaacattcaagttgaaatcacaatgaataacaaagtacaagctcaa is from Helianthus annuus cultivar XRQ/B unplaced genomic scaffold, HanXRQr2.0-SUNRISE HanXRQChr00c016, whole genome shotgun sequence and encodes:
- the LOC110865061 gene encoding uncharacterized protein LOC110865061; the protein is MGNFLCCFTTTKETKPFPIDTDFKFSSPLPSWPPGEGFANGTIDLGGLQVCQITSFTKIWPSSDGGSDDNGATFFDPNPIPEGFSMLGCYCQSNATPLFGWVLAGKDVSGGTLASPVDYKLVLSVDNSFYIWLPTPPDGYNPVGYAITSSSEKPPLDKIKCVRVDLTDECETDGFLWGTDDGVSVYSSRPKTRGAQAPGVCVGTFVVEDENNSYSMLSCLKNNNFSMLSSFMPNLAQIKALVQEYSPRLYFHPSESYLPSSTTWYFSNGVLLYHVGDESNPIPVEPTGSNLPQGGSNDGTYWLDLPIDETERERVKKGDLQSCEVYIHVKPMLGATFSDIVIWVFYPFNGPSTAKLGLIDVPLGKIGEHIGDWEHMTMRISNFNGVLHRVYFAQHSGGTWIDTTSLEFQSGTNNFIGYSSLHGHATYHTPGVVLQGTDVVGIRNDTAKSDMFLDVGASYSIMAAEYIDSIIEPPWLNYARKWGPKITYEIGVELEKLKNSSGILESTIESLLEILPNEVFEEDGPTGPKMKDYWEGDER